In a single window of the Paenibacillus sp. MMS20-IR301 genome:
- a CDS encoding response regulator transcription factor produces the protein MASERIMIVEDEPEIAELIKDYLEIERYEVLICPDGEEALRSFSRFRPQLILLDIMLPLLDGMEVCRRIRTESDIPIIMLSAKKRDSDKILGLGLGADDYVVKPFSPSEIVARVKAQLRRFNGLNLPSRQQDTVVYPGLELDLKAYEVRVRNEIVHFPAREFEVLRFLAAHPNQVFTREQIFGNAWGGHEYGDLNTVTVHIKKIREKIETDPANPRYILTIRGIGYKFHGGI, from the coding sequence ATGGCAAGCGAACGGATTATGATTGTCGAAGATGAGCCGGAGATCGCCGAACTGATCAAGGATTACCTGGAGATTGAACGTTATGAGGTGCTCATCTGCCCTGACGGTGAAGAAGCGCTCCGGTCTTTCTCCCGGTTCCGGCCGCAGCTCATTCTCCTTGATATTATGCTGCCGCTGCTCGATGGCATGGAGGTATGCCGCAGAATACGCACGGAATCCGACATTCCCATCATCATGCTCAGCGCAAAAAAACGGGATTCCGACAAAATCCTGGGCCTTGGCCTTGGAGCGGATGACTATGTGGTGAAACCCTTCAGTCCAAGTGAAATTGTTGCCCGGGTAAAAGCACAGCTTAGGCGGTTTAACGGGCTAAATCTGCCTTCACGGCAGCAGGATACAGTCGTATATCCGGGCCTGGAGCTGGATCTCAAAGCCTACGAGGTCCGGGTCCGCAATGAGATTGTCCATTTCCCGGCGAGGGAATTCGAGGTGCTCCGCTTCCTCGCGGCCCATCCCAATCAGGTGTTTACCCGGGAGCAGATATTCGGTAATGCCTGGGGGGGACATGAATACGGCGATCTGAATACGGTAACGGTGCATATCAAAAAGATACGGGAAAAAATCGAAACAGATCCTGCAAACCCCCGGTACATTCTTACCATCCGAGGCATCGGCTATAAATTTCACGGGGGGATATAA
- a CDS encoding ABC transporter permease — translation MVNLLRSELYKLYKEPSFRMLIFTFIILAVLLSAVINYMGSSQKVFSGIAGLGYGIQVNVLVLKISLAVVGGFFLSGEHGLGIMKISAASGYSRRQIYTAKLAAYAAGIIILMLTIPVICTAAGSVLNGFGSLPDLHAALYFLRTLAFTILYSAAFASIVAVFAVTTTISGVTIGAVLLVLLFFDTISEWLSSKSAMYKTFYEHTVFKLFLEIGNFQLTAHELALLILIPIATILLFAWAGIMSFRKMEIK, via the coding sequence ATGGTAAATCTGTTGCGGTCTGAGCTGTACAAATTATACAAAGAGCCCTCGTTCCGGATGCTGATCTTCACTTTTATCATCCTGGCGGTTCTCTTGTCCGCAGTGATTAATTATATGGGTTCAAGCCAGAAGGTATTCAGCGGCATCGCAGGGCTTGGCTACGGGATACAGGTTAATGTGCTTGTGCTGAAAATCTCGTTAGCCGTAGTGGGGGGCTTCTTCCTCTCAGGTGAGCACGGCCTCGGAATTATGAAAATTTCGGCGGCTTCAGGGTATAGCCGGAGGCAGATTTATACTGCCAAGCTGGCAGCTTATGCAGCCGGCATTATTATTTTGATGCTGACCATTCCTGTAATATGCACGGCAGCGGGCAGTGTGCTGAATGGCTTTGGCAGCCTCCCGGACTTGCATGCGGCCCTTTATTTTCTGCGTACGCTTGCCTTTACGATACTTTATTCAGCCGCCTTTGCTTCGATTGTTGCTGTGTTCGCAGTTACAACGACCATAAGCGGAGTAACCATTGGCGCGGTGCTTCTGGTACTCCTGTTCTTCGACACCATCTCCGAATGGCTGAGCTCAAAATCGGCAATGTACAAAACATTTTACGAGCATACCGTATTTAAGCTGTTTCTGGAGATCGGCAACTTCCAGCTGACCGCGCATGAGCTTGCCCTCCTGATTCTTATTCCCATTGCCACTATCCTCCTGTTTGCCTGGGCCGGGATCATGAGCTTCAGAAAGATGGAAATCAAATAA